Proteins encoded in a region of the Vicia villosa cultivar HV-30 ecotype Madison, WI linkage group LG5, Vvil1.0, whole genome shotgun sequence genome:
- the LOC131605321 gene encoding uncharacterized protein LOC131605321 gives MDVQKVYDTVEWDALERIMQEMSFPEKFVKWIMTCIRTVSYRYTVNGQISRTLRAKCGLRQGDPISLLLFVLVMEYLHRCMGKLHDTREYRFHPKYARLKITNICFADDLMLFSRGDDTSIKSMMKVFDNFSDSTGLKANPQKCKVYFGGTRDIDKHEILAATGFEEGQLPFKYLGVPLSSRKLSIVQCQPLIDKIMARINHWTAKLLNFAGKSQLVQSVVFAIAAYWMQVFPIPKKIIQRIESLCRMFLWSGKIEGSRKAPVAWGRVCDPKKAGGLNIISLKEWNEATMIKLLWNVQAKKDKLWVKWLNAYYIKGQDTQEWQAPHDCSWIIKQIMKSRVLIINDPNWRMKLNDEKFRTRDSYELMREPQPPVSWRSVFYANNARPRSIFHLWLLMLGRIPTKDRLIKFGVQVEQRCCFCIENESIDHLFFQCRFAKSVWEEILIWMGYHRGPEKWSIEKVWIIAETKKKGWQRNILKIAVAETFYMLWKHRNDVIFNNTQMNYSIVADIKYNVVIRSSMNRKLISHVDIENIKIC, from the coding sequence ATGGACGTGCAGAAAGTGTATGATACCGTTGAATGGGATGCATTAGAGCGGATTATGCAAGAAATGAGTTTTCCGGAGAAATTTGTCAAATGGATCATGACATGTATCAGAACTGTATCATACAGATATACAGTTAATGGGCAAATTAGTAGAACTTTGAGAGCCAAATGTGGTCTGCGGCAAGGGGACCCAATCTCCCTATTACTATTTGTTTTGGTAATGGAATACTTGCATCGTTGTATGGGAAAGCTACATGACACAAGAGAGTATCGGTTTCATCCCAAATATGCTAGACTTAAAATCACAAATATTTGCTTTGCAGATGATTTGATGTTGTTTTCTAGAGGGGATGACACTTCTATAAAGAGCATGATGAAGGTGTTTGATAACTTTTCTGACTCTACAGGGTTAAAGGCCAATCCACAGAAATGTAAAGTCTATTTTGGTGGTACTAGAGATATTGACAAACATGAAATTTTAGCAGCTACAGGGTTTGAAGAGGGACAACTCCCCTTCAAATATCTTGGCGTCCCGTTATCTAGTCGGAAACTTAGCATAGTTCAATGTCAGCCCCTTATTGATAAGATCATGGCGCGGATCAACCACTGGACAGCTAAATTGTTGAATTTTGCAGGTAAAAGTCAGTTGGTTCAAAGTGTTGTTTTTGCTATTGCTGCCTATTGGATGCAGGTTTTCCCGATACCTAAAAAGATTATTCAACGTATAGAAAGTCTATGCAGAATGTTTCTTTGGAGTGGAAAAATTGAGGGCAGTAGGAAAGCTCCGGTTGCGTGGGGTAGAGTATGTGATCCAAAGAAAGCTGGTGGGCTGAATATTATCTCTTTAAAGGAATGGAATGAAGCAACTATGATTAAGCTTCTTTGGAATGTGCAAGCCAAGAAGGATAAGCTGTGGGTGAAATGGCTCAATGCTTATTACATAAAGGGGCAGGATACACAAGAATGGCAAGCTCCCCATGATTGTTCCTGGATCATCAAGCAAATCATGAAGAGCAGGGTGTTGATCATCAATGATCCGAACTGGAGGATGAAGCTGAATGATGAGAAATTTAGAACAAGAGATAGCTATGAGCTGATGCGAGAACCTCAACCACCTGTTAGTTGGAGATCAGTTTTCTATGCTAATAACGCAAGACCTCGATCAATATTCCATTTATGGCTACTTATGTTGGGCAGGATTCCTACAAAGGATCGCTTGATAAAATTTGGTGTGCAGGTGGAACAAAGATGTTGTTTCTGTATTGAGAATGAATCAATTGATCACTTATTTTTTCAGTGCAGATTTGCGAAATCAGTGTGGGAAGAAATTTTGATCTGGATGGGTTATCATCGGGGACCTGAAAAATGGAGCATTGAGAAGGTATGGATCATTgcagaaacaaagaaaaaagGCTGGCAGCGCAACATATTGAAGATTGCAGTGGCTGAGACATTCTATATGCTGTGGAAACATAGAAATGATGTCATCTTCAATAACACACAAATGAACTATAGCATTGTGGCTGACATTAAATACAATGTGGTTATTAGAAGTAGCATGAATAGGAAGCTTATAAGCCATGTAGATATTGAGAACATCAAAATTTGTTAG